A single Nostoc sp. PCC 7107 DNA region contains:
- a CDS encoding ABC transporter ATP-binding protein codes for MAKSRRLAKLGAYLRPHWVEATLGIFALLSVNGLGVYIPWLIRGCVDKLSTQFSWNQLIHYVVIIILLSSAMWLIRMASRIWLFGVGRQVEFDLKQRIFEHLLKLEPAYFATNTAGDLISRATSDVENIRRLLGFAVLSLANTFFAYTLTLPVMLTISPDMTLYSLVVYPFMFLLVHLFSDRLRKQQATVQEKLSDISELIQEDISGIALIKIYAQEENERQAFAKKNQQLLKANLQLAKSRNVLFPLIGGLANISSLIIIWLGTTRISGGTLAVGDFLALLIYVERLVFPTALLGFTITTYQRGEVSIDRLESIFSVTPKIQDTGDAVNLALAEIKGEITAKNFSFTYPEMATPALDHLNFTIVPGETVAIVGAIGSGKSTLANALPRLLDIAPGQLFLDGVDITKIVLEDLRSAIAYVPQDSFLFSTTIKNNIRYADPVREQDDVESVAVMSQIHSEIINFPQQYETLVGERGITLSGGQRQRTALARAMLVDAPVLILDDALSSVDNQTATKILKNLSSGTSRKTVIFITHQLSAAAAADRILVMDKGKIAQTGNHIELVQQEGLYRTLWSQHQVEELLR; via the coding sequence ATGGCAAAATCTCGACGACTAGCTAAACTCGGTGCTTACCTGCGTCCTCATTGGGTAGAGGCAACATTAGGCATTTTTGCCTTGTTGTCTGTCAATGGCTTGGGCGTTTATATTCCTTGGTTAATTCGTGGCTGTGTTGATAAACTTTCAACTCAATTTAGCTGGAATCAACTCATACATTATGTCGTAATCATCATTTTGTTGAGTTCGGCAATGTGGTTAATCCGCATGGCTTCTCGTATCTGGCTATTTGGGGTAGGACGACAGGTAGAATTTGACCTAAAACAACGGATTTTTGAACATTTACTCAAGTTAGAGCCGGCTTATTTTGCGACGAATACCGCTGGGGATTTGATTAGTCGCGCTACCAGCGATGTGGAAAATATCCGGCGCTTGTTGGGTTTTGCGGTGCTAAGTTTAGCCAATACTTTTTTTGCCTACACTTTGACACTGCCTGTAATGCTGACAATTAGTCCAGATATGACACTCTATTCTTTAGTAGTGTATCCCTTTATGTTTTTGTTAGTGCATTTGTTTAGCGATCGCCTACGCAAACAACAAGCCACTGTCCAAGAGAAACTATCTGATATCAGTGAACTGATTCAAGAGGATATTAGCGGGATTGCCTTGATTAAAATTTACGCTCAAGAAGAAAACGAGCGTCAAGCTTTTGCTAAAAAAAATCAGCAGTTATTAAAAGCTAATCTGCAATTGGCAAAAAGCCGGAATGTATTGTTTCCGTTAATTGGCGGTTTGGCTAATATCAGTTCTTTAATTATTATTTGGTTAGGCACAACGCGTATTTCTGGGGGAACTTTAGCCGTTGGCGACTTTTTAGCACTGCTAATTTATGTAGAACGGCTGGTGTTTCCCACCGCTTTGTTAGGCTTTACCATTACCACTTATCAACGCGGTGAAGTCAGTATTGATCGCTTAGAATCGATTTTCAGCGTCACACCCAAAATTCAAGATACAGGTGATGCTGTAAATTTAGCACTGGCGGAAATAAAAGGCGAAATTACCGCGAAAAATTTCAGCTTTACTTACCCAGAAATGGCTACACCTGCCTTAGATCATCTCAATTTTACAATTGTCCCAGGAGAGACGGTGGCTATTGTTGGGGCGATTGGTTCGGGGAAATCAACCTTAGCTAATGCTTTACCTCGGTTGTTGGATATTGCGCCTGGACAATTATTTTTAGATGGGGTAGATATTACCAAAATCGTATTAGAAGATTTGCGAAGTGCGATCGCCTATGTTCCCCAAGATAGTTTTTTGTTCAGCACCACCATCAAAAATAATATCCGCTACGCTGACCCAGTACGTGAACAAGATGATGTCGAATCTGTAGCTGTCATGTCTCAGATTCATTCGGAAATTATTAATTTTCCCCAACAATACGAAACTCTAGTTGGCGAACGCGGTATTACTCTTTCTGGCGGACAAAGACAACGCACCGCTTTAGCCAGAGCCATGTTAGTTGATGCACCAGTTTTAATTTTGGATGATGCTTTATCTAGCGTTGATAATCAAACAGCCACCAAAATTCTCAAAAATCTTTCTAGTGGAACTAGTCGCAAAACTGTTATTTTTATCACTCACCAACTATCAGCCGCCGCTGCTGCTGACCGAATTTTAGTCATGGATAAAGGTAAAATTGCCCAAACAGGCAATCATATAGAACTAGTGCAACAAGAAGGTCTGTATAGAACCTTGTGGAGTCAGCATCAAGTCGAGGAATTGTTGCGTTAG
- a CDS encoding HupE/UreJ family protein, which yields MFKDKLLQRYVGAIAALAIISLLSSWTGLPSLHEIYNSWDGFLWGMADPVLAFDKFVSILAIGLLAIGKMRVRWIATTLICANIFGTLIYLLQINLPFTEIAIAIVSIAFGLLLIISKQPNLLTLLIVTAIAGSLQGYFNSGSIIGAGIMPSVMYIFGAALTQYAVVMSVSQIYTQVSQAELLNILPKKISLVGFAICALGLVSLKTWIN from the coding sequence ATGTTCAAAGATAAATTACTCCAGCGTTATGTTGGTGCGATCGCAGCTTTAGCTATCATTAGCTTGCTGAGTTCATGGACTGGATTACCATCTCTTCATGAAATTTATAACTCCTGGGATGGCTTTTTGTGGGGAATGGCAGATCCGGTATTGGCCTTTGATAAATTTGTGAGTATTTTGGCTATTGGTTTGCTGGCTATTGGGAAAATGCGTGTAAGATGGATAGCTACTACGCTGATATGCGCCAACATTTTCGGCACACTCATTTATCTATTGCAGATCAACTTACCATTCACAGAAATAGCGATCGCAATTGTTAGTATTGCTTTTGGTCTGCTGCTAATTATATCCAAGCAGCCTAACTTGTTGACACTGCTGATAGTAACTGCGATCGCTGGGTCACTCCAAGGTTATTTTAATAGTGGATCAATTATTGGGGCAGGAATAATGCCTTCAGTTATGTATATTTTTGGTGCAGCTTTGACACAGTATGCAGTAGTAATGAGTGTCAGCCAAATTTATACTCAGGTTAGTCAAGCAGAATTACTCAATATTTTGCCAAAAAAAATCAGTTTAGTGGGCTTTGCTATTTGCGCTCTTGGGCTTGTCTCTCTCAAAACCTGGATCAACTGA
- a CDS encoding sugar transferase: MYQTPLQSVCQLATDRAWKLDTPHYSVDSKFKRCLDILGSLVGLIILGVVFIPIAIAIKLDSRGPIFFTQERYGLQGRPFKLRKFRSMVSDAEKLKSLVQNEADGLIFKNKNDFRVTKVGRFLRSTSLDELPQFWNVLVGEMSLVGTRPPTADEVAKYNQRHWLRLNVKPGLTGEWQVHGRSHVKDFEQIVDLDLRYQEKWHPLYDLLLITKTFYVIFGKVGAF; this comes from the coding sequence ATGTACCAAACACCATTGCAAAGCGTTTGTCAACTTGCGACTGACAGAGCTTGGAAATTAGATACACCCCACTATTCCGTAGATTCTAAATTCAAACGTTGTTTAGATATTTTAGGGAGTTTAGTAGGTTTAATAATTTTGGGTGTTGTGTTTATACCGATAGCGATCGCCATTAAACTCGATAGTAGAGGCCCGATTTTCTTTACTCAAGAACGTTACGGACTTCAAGGACGACCTTTTAAGCTCCGTAAATTTCGTTCAATGGTTAGCGATGCGGAAAAACTCAAATCTCTCGTCCAAAATGAAGCTGACGGATTAATCTTTAAAAATAAGAATGACTTCCGAGTCACAAAAGTAGGACGTTTTTTACGTAGCACCAGTTTAGACGAATTGCCACAATTTTGGAATGTGCTTGTAGGTGAAATGAGTTTGGTGGGAACACGTCCACCTACTGCTGATGAAGTAGCCAAGTACAATCAACGCCATTGGCTACGTCTGAATGTTAAACCAGGTTTGACTGGAGAATGGCAAGTTCATGGTCGTTCTCATGTCAAAGATTTTGAACAAATAGTTGACTTAGACTTGCGTTACCAAGAAAAGTGGCATCCATTGTACGATTTGTTGTTAATTACCAAAACTTTCTACGTCATCTTTGGTAAAGTTGGGGCGTTTTAA
- the surE gene encoding 5'/3'-nucleotidase SurE, with translation MTIILTNDDGIDAPGIKALLRAVNSENVIVSAPKDHQSGCGHQVTTTRSINIQQRSEKEYAIAGTPADCVRIAISQICQDAKLVLSGINAGGNLGVDVYISGTVAAVREAAMNGIPGIAISHYRKAKQNFDWELAAKLTAEVLADLTQHPLEPGSFWNVNLPHLQPGEPDPKMVFCQPCTKALPINYRVDGNDFYYIGEYGKRDRTPGSDVDVCFSGNIAITQLRV, from the coding sequence ATGACGATAATACTGACTAACGATGATGGTATTGATGCTCCAGGAATCAAAGCGTTGCTGAGGGCTGTTAACAGTGAAAATGTGATTGTTTCTGCGCCCAAAGATCATCAATCAGGCTGTGGACATCAAGTTACTACAACTCGTTCCATTAATATTCAACAGCGTTCTGAGAAGGAATATGCGATCGCTGGTACTCCTGCTGATTGTGTGAGAATTGCAATATCGCAAATTTGTCAAGATGCCAAGTTGGTCTTATCTGGTATCAATGCTGGTGGTAATCTTGGTGTTGATGTTTATATTTCTGGGACTGTGGCTGCTGTGCGAGAAGCTGCTATGAATGGTATTCCTGGGATTGCTATTTCTCACTATCGCAAAGCCAAGCAAAATTTTGATTGGGAACTAGCGGCAAAATTGACGGCTGAGGTGTTAGCAGATTTAACTCAGCATCCTCTAGAACCGGGGAGCTTTTGGAATGTTAATTTGCCACATTTGCAACCAGGAGAGCCAGATCCCAAAATGGTATTTTGTCAACCTTGCACCAAAGCGTTGCCAATTAATTATCGCGTGGATGGCAATGATTTTTATTATATTGGGGAATATGGTAAACGCGATCGCACTCCTGGTAGTGATGTGGATGTTTGTTTTTCAGGAAATATTGCTATTACACAGTTAAGAGTGTGA
- a CDS encoding response regulator, protein MMNLPENSLILIVDDTITNLEIISDALTTAGFVVTTARNGEKALQQIQDTLPDLILLDVMMPGIDGFETCQKLKTNPLTQDIPVIFMTGISDIETKVKGLNLGAVDYITKPFQKEEVLARIKTHLQLRYLTKTLEQRVSERTSELSQALKDLQAYQIQIIQKEKMSALGQLVTGIAHEINNPVSCIHGNLDHTANYFNNLIKIIDLYQQNYPEPVPAIQAEIAETDLEYMRSDLPNLITSMKEGVQRIRNISTSLRNFSRPDKDRKVFCNIHNGIDSTIMILKHRLKASKVRPEIEVLRNYGNLPSITCFSGQLNQVFMNILTNAIDALEESNVGRGYGEIEKHPNQIWIITSLSEDKHNAVIRIKDNGIGMSADIQQKIFEHLFTTKLFGRGTGLGLSIAHQIIVEKHKGKLDVYSVPGEGSEFTITIPIH, encoded by the coding sequence ATGATGAACTTACCAGAAAATAGTTTAATTTTAATAGTCGATGATACTATAACCAATCTAGAAATTATATCTGACGCATTGACCACTGCTGGATTTGTCGTCACTACAGCAAGAAATGGTGAAAAGGCACTTCAGCAAATACAAGACACATTACCTGATTTAATTTTACTAGATGTGATGATGCCTGGTATCGATGGATTTGAAACTTGTCAAAAATTAAAGACAAATCCTCTCACCCAAGATATTCCAGTAATTTTTATGACTGGGATTTCGGATATAGAAACTAAGGTAAAAGGGCTAAATTTAGGGGCAGTTGATTATATTACTAAACCATTTCAAAAAGAAGAAGTATTAGCCAGAATCAAAACACATCTGCAACTACGTTATTTAACAAAAACTTTAGAGCAAAGAGTTAGCGAAAGAACATCTGAACTTTCCCAAGCTTTAAAAGACTTACAAGCATATCAAATCCAAATTATTCAGAAAGAAAAAATGTCTGCTTTAGGTCAGTTAGTTACAGGTATTGCTCACGAAATTAATAATCCGGTTAGTTGTATTCATGGAAATCTTGATCATACGGCTAATTATTTTAATAACTTAATTAAAATAATTGACCTTTATCAGCAAAACTATCCTGAACCTGTACCTGCTATTCAAGCGGAAATTGCTGAAACAGACTTAGAGTATATGCGTTCTGATCTACCTAACTTAATTACTTCCATGAAAGAAGGCGTTCAGCGCATTCGCAATATCAGTACTAGTCTGCGGAATTTTTCTCGTCCTGATAAAGATCGGAAAGTATTCTGCAATATTCATAATGGCATCGACAGCACAATTATGATTCTCAAGCACCGCTTAAAAGCCTCAAAAGTCCGTCCAGAAATTGAAGTTCTCAGAAATTATGGTAATTTACCTTCCATAACTTGCTTTAGCGGTCAGTTAAATCAAGTGTTTATGAATATTTTAACCAATGCTATTGATGCTTTAGAAGAATCTAATGTAGGGCGGGGCTATGGAGAAATTGAAAAACATCCTAATCAAATTTGGATTATAACTTCCCTAAGTGAAGACAAACACAATGCTGTGATTCGGATTAAAGATAATGGAATTGGTATGTCTGCTGATATCCAGCAGAAGATATTTGAGCATTTGTTTACGACCAAATTATTCGGTCGAGGTACCGGTTTAGGGTTATCAATTGCCCATCAAATTATTGTGGAAAAACATAAAGGTAAATTGGATGTATATTCTGTACCAGGGGAAGGTTCAGAATTTACGATTACTATTCCAATTCACTAG